From a single Polynucleobacter asymbioticus QLW-P1DMWA-1 genomic region:
- a CDS encoding SDR family oxidoreductase, whose translation MNPRSNTPSEYPRAVLVTGAAKRLGREIALQFARQGWDVAIHYGRSEQEAQKTLTDIQGLGVKVALFQADLADEGNIEKLFSAVTQEFPHLHCLVNSASIFEYDRSNSASPLTAKILQSHMQVNLTAPILLSQKMFEFQKGRTEKNPSADSGLPSVIQLLDQKLINLNPDYLSYTLSKAALLTSVELLAVDFAPHLRVVGLAPGISLPSGDQTDDGFSKAHQMTPLEKSSTPQDIAKAAIFLADANAITGTTLYVDGGQHLLPSSRDVMFKTN comes from the coding sequence TTGAACCCTCGTTCAAACACCCCATCCGAGTATCCAAGAGCGGTTTTAGTGACCGGCGCTGCTAAGCGCTTGGGTCGGGAAATCGCCTTGCAGTTTGCCCGCCAGGGTTGGGATGTAGCCATTCATTATGGGCGCTCTGAGCAGGAAGCTCAAAAAACACTGACTGATATTCAAGGTCTTGGGGTCAAGGTAGCCTTGTTTCAGGCAGACTTGGCCGACGAGGGGAATATTGAAAAGTTATTTTCTGCTGTCACCCAAGAATTTCCACATTTGCATTGCCTAGTAAATAGCGCCTCGATCTTCGAATACGATCGCTCTAATTCCGCTTCACCTCTGACTGCAAAAATCCTGCAGTCCCACATGCAAGTAAACCTGACTGCACCTATCTTATTGTCACAAAAAATGTTTGAGTTTCAAAAGGGTAGGACTGAGAAAAATCCGTCAGCAGATAGTGGCCTTCCTTCTGTCATTCAATTGCTTGATCAAAAGCTGATCAACCTCAATCCTGATTATTTGTCATATACCCTATCTAAGGCTGCGCTTCTGACCTCGGTTGAATTGCTTGCGGTGGATTTTGCTCCGCACCTCAGGGTAGTTGGGCTAGCACCCGGTATCTCTTTACCATCAGGCGATCAAACAGATGATGGTTTTTCTAAAGCGCATCAAATGACGCCGCTAGAAAAATCTTCGACGCCGCAAGATATTGCCAAAGCTGCAATATTTTTGGCTGATGCTAATGCCATTACAGGTACCACCTTATATGTCGACGGCGGACAACATTTACTTCCTTCATCACGTGATGTGATGTTCAAGACAAATTAG
- the ttcA gene encoding tRNA 2-thiocytidine(32) synthetase TtcA, protein MGDIRKVVFEENKLEKKLCRLVGQAIGDFGMIEDGDKVMVCVSGGKDSYAMLDILMKLRERAPIDFEIVAVNLDQKQPNFPAETLPNYLRSLGIPFHIEEQDTYSIVKRVIPEGKTTCGLCSRLRRGILYRVADELGATKIALGHHRDDILETLMLNMFYAGKLKGMPPKLRSDDGKHIVIRPLAYVPEKLLERYAIDMNFPIIPCDLCGSQPNLQRQVMKEMLRDWEKKHPGRVENLFRSMHHIVPSHLMDGEAFDFKNLEISTELSGIAARSSGDRAIDEADLDELACGTMIQGTYNPSL, encoded by the coding sequence ATGGGTGATATTCGTAAAGTCGTCTTCGAAGAAAATAAGCTGGAGAAAAAACTCTGTCGCTTAGTGGGCCAGGCTATTGGTGACTTTGGCATGATTGAAGATGGCGATAAAGTGATGGTCTGCGTATCAGGCGGCAAAGATAGTTATGCCATGCTCGATATTTTGATGAAGTTGCGAGAGCGCGCACCAATTGATTTTGAGATTGTTGCTGTTAACTTGGATCAAAAACAACCAAATTTCCCTGCAGAGACTTTACCTAATTACCTAAGGAGCTTGGGCATTCCTTTTCATATTGAAGAGCAAGATACCTATAGTATTGTGAAGCGCGTAATCCCAGAGGGTAAAACGACTTGCGGCTTATGTTCTCGTTTGCGTCGCGGCATTTTGTATCGCGTGGCTGATGAGCTAGGCGCTACCAAGATTGCTTTAGGACATCACCGTGATGACATTCTTGAAACGCTCATGCTCAACATGTTTTATGCGGGTAAATTGAAGGGCATGCCACCCAAGCTGCGCTCCGATGATGGCAAACATATTGTTATTCGTCCTTTGGCCTACGTTCCTGAAAAATTACTTGAACGATACGCAATTGATATGAATTTCCCCATCATTCCTTGTGATCTATGCGGTAGCCAGCCCAATCTTCAGCGCCAAGTAATGAAAGAAATGTTGCGTGATTGGGAAAAGAAACACCCTGGTCGCGTAGAGAATCTCTTCCGGTCCATGCACCACATCGTGCCCTCACATTTGATGGATGGCGAGGCATTTGATTTCAAAAATCTAGAGATTTCTACTGAGCTATCCGGAATTGCCGCAAGATCGAGTGGCGATCGGGCTATCGATGAGGCAGATTTGGATGAATTGGCTTGTGGAACCATGATTCAGGGGACTTATAATCCCTCTTTATGA
- a CDS encoding polynucleotide adenylyltransferase produces the protein MKIYAVGGAIRDTLMSLPVHDIDYVVVGSSVEEMVAKGFRPVGKDFPVFLHPDTQAEYALARTERKTGKGYKGFHFYADPSVTLEQDLERRDLTINAMAQEVGLDGTWIGPILDPYNGQEDLAAKVFRHVSDAFAEDPLRLLRIARFAARFPEFSVADETMIALKAIVQSGELAALSAERIWQELARGMTAAKPMHMFQVLLNTGAAKTFLPATLTNQLAQEVFREELISHYELVGNYLEERCAVTLMRLPSSEIRSWADCVRMPTEVRDFSEIFSELNTLILKTTEGKFQAVDVLAWFNRADVWRKPDRGQALLRLAEQLGLPVSTLIQSMRNAQAINTAEIIATVAAEDRSNGDRIGSAFWAARLAAISAALQS, from the coding sequence ATGAAGATCTATGCCGTCGGCGGCGCAATTCGCGACACCTTGATGAGTTTACCGGTTCACGATATTGACTATGTTGTTGTGGGCTCGAGTGTTGAGGAGATGGTTGCTAAAGGCTTTCGACCAGTTGGTAAAGATTTTCCTGTTTTTTTGCATCCAGACACACAGGCTGAATATGCCTTAGCCCGTACCGAAAGAAAAACAGGTAAAGGGTATAAAGGTTTTCATTTTTATGCTGATCCATCGGTAACTCTAGAGCAAGACCTAGAGCGTCGTGATTTAACCATCAATGCAATGGCGCAAGAAGTGGGGCTAGATGGAACATGGATTGGGCCGATCCTAGATCCCTATAACGGACAAGAGGATTTAGCTGCCAAAGTATTTAGACATGTATCAGATGCATTTGCAGAGGATCCATTGCGTCTTTTACGCATCGCACGCTTTGCTGCTCGCTTTCCAGAATTTAGCGTTGCCGATGAAACGATGATCGCTTTGAAAGCCATTGTTCAATCGGGTGAGTTAGCGGCTTTATCGGCAGAGCGTATTTGGCAAGAGTTAGCCAGGGGAATGACTGCGGCAAAGCCCATGCATATGTTTCAAGTCTTATTGAATACGGGCGCTGCAAAGACTTTCCTGCCGGCCACATTAACCAATCAACTTGCACAAGAAGTATTCCGTGAAGAGTTGATATCTCATTATGAGTTAGTTGGGAATTATTTAGAAGAGCGTTGTGCTGTAACGCTGATGAGGCTACCTTCAAGTGAGATTCGTTCATGGGCAGACTGTGTTCGCATGCCAACAGAGGTGCGTGATTTTTCCGAGATCTTTAGTGAGCTCAATACACTCATCCTGAAAACTACTGAGGGTAAATTTCAGGCTGTTGATGTTTTAGCTTGGTTCAATCGTGCCGATGTTTGGCGTAAGCCAGATCGTGGTCAAGCTTTATTAAGGTTGGCCGAACAATTAGGCCTACCTGTTTCCACCCTGATTCAATCAATGAGAAATGCTCAGGCTATCAATACGGCAGAGATCATTGCTACTGTGGCAGCAGAAGATCGCTCTAACGGTGATCGTATTGGGAGTGCTTTTTGGGCAGCAAGACTGGCAGCGATTTCTGCCGCGCTCCAGTCTTAG
- a CDS encoding complex I NDUFA9 subunit family protein — protein MKYDILLIGGNGFVGRVIAAQLQAAGYSVLIPTSHVVAGRELRLLPKVHLEDADVHDFDELQNLCGRIQLRGAVINLVGVLHDKEAQPYGKVFKAAHVDLPKNIITAMQLHGLKRYLHMSALGANSQGPSMYQRSKGDGELAVKASSLDWTIFRPSVIFGAQDQFINLFSKLTKLFPALPLANYQAQFQPVSVDDVASAFVGALTMPQTIHQVYDLVGPTVYSMKEIVELAARKVHTKCVIIPVPAFVGYLQALAFEFLPGPTLMSRDNIASMQVPNVLPVNAVDALPDVFKISRRSLEGMR, from the coding sequence ATGAAATATGACATTCTTCTGATTGGCGGTAATGGATTTGTGGGGCGCGTAATAGCGGCTCAGTTACAGGCAGCTGGTTATTCGGTATTAATCCCAACTAGCCATGTTGTTGCGGGTCGAGAGTTACGTCTGTTGCCGAAGGTACATCTCGAAGATGCGGATGTTCATGACTTTGATGAATTGCAAAATCTCTGTGGTCGCATTCAGCTAAGAGGGGCAGTCATTAATTTAGTAGGCGTGCTGCATGACAAGGAAGCTCAGCCTTATGGAAAAGTGTTTAAGGCTGCGCATGTAGATCTCCCTAAAAATATTATTACTGCGATGCAGTTGCATGGCCTTAAGCGTTATCTTCATATGAGCGCCTTAGGTGCGAACTCACAGGGGCCATCGATGTATCAGCGTAGCAAGGGCGATGGAGAGTTGGCTGTTAAAGCAAGTTCACTCGATTGGACAATTTTTAGGCCATCAGTCATTTTTGGTGCGCAAGATCAGTTTATTAATTTATTTTCCAAGCTTACTAAATTATTTCCAGCACTACCTTTGGCAAATTATCAGGCGCAATTTCAACCCGTTAGCGTAGATGATGTAGCTAGTGCATTTGTAGGTGCACTGACGATGCCACAAACGATTCATCAAGTCTATGACCTGGTTGGCCCGACTGTTTACAGCATGAAGGAGATTGTGGAATTGGCTGCACGCAAGGTACATACAAAATGCGTCATTATTCCTGTCCCCGCATTTGTTGGATATTTACAGGCATTGGCATTTGAGTTTTTGCCTGGTCCCACTTTGATGTCACGCGATAATATTGCATCAATGCAAGTTCCCAATGTTCTGCCCGTAAATGCAGTAGATGCATTACCTGATGTATTCAAGATAAGTCGACGCAGTCTAGAGGGCATGCGGTAA
- a CDS encoding class I SAM-dependent methyltransferase codes for MDITLTSLETEHSELLRAKISSQINSEGGWIPFSRFMEMALYEPAMGYYSAGAHKLGSGGDFTTAPELSPLFGAAICSTLLPVLEGFKAQGLPTQILEFGAGTGKLASSILTRLHDLDFSLDRYDILEISPDLAQRQKEHISKTVDQLNSSTQCDWLKALPQNFKGVILANEVIDAIPCDAIVYQNGFWYWYGVALNDGKLIWKTGSPVEQDLLPESLLSASFSESYVTELHAPANDWMRQVARNLDSGLFLTFDYGFPEGEYYHPQRLEGTLMAHHRHHAIQDPFYLPGLCDITTHVEWSQIARSALTENADDVYLTNQAAYLLDAGIGDIALEIGDPSNPETFLPISNSLQKLLSEAEMGELFKAFAFSKNLDSLLPGYTLEDLPGLRGRNRL; via the coding sequence ATGGATATTACCTTGACCAGCCTAGAAACGGAGCATAGCGAGCTCCTCAGGGCCAAAATAAGCTCTCAGATCAACTCAGAGGGCGGTTGGATACCCTTTTCCCGTTTTATGGAAATGGCCCTATATGAGCCTGCAATGGGCTATTACAGCGCCGGGGCCCATAAGCTGGGATCAGGGGGTGATTTCACAACGGCTCCCGAGCTAAGCCCCTTATTTGGGGCTGCGATTTGTTCAACCCTACTACCAGTACTGGAAGGCTTCAAAGCACAGGGTCTACCTACGCAAATTCTGGAGTTTGGCGCAGGGACGGGCAAATTGGCTAGCTCGATTCTGACTCGCCTTCATGACCTCGATTTCAGCCTGGATCGATACGACATCCTAGAAATCTCTCCTGACTTGGCGCAGCGTCAAAAAGAACACATTAGCAAAACAGTTGATCAACTGAACTCATCTACTCAGTGTGACTGGTTGAAAGCATTGCCGCAGAATTTCAAGGGAGTGATTCTTGCAAACGAAGTCATTGATGCGATTCCTTGTGACGCAATTGTTTATCAAAATGGATTTTGGTATTGGTATGGAGTGGCACTAAATGATGGCAAGCTGATTTGGAAGACGGGATCTCCGGTAGAGCAGGATTTACTACCTGAGAGTTTATTGAGCGCTAGCTTTTCAGAAAGTTACGTCACCGAACTTCATGCGCCAGCGAATGACTGGATGCGTCAAGTGGCGAGAAATTTAGACTCTGGCTTGTTTTTAACTTTTGATTATGGCTTTCCTGAAGGCGAGTATTACCACCCGCAAAGACTGGAAGGCACTCTCATGGCACATCACCGTCATCACGCAATTCAAGATCCGTTTTATCTACCAGGCTTATGTGATATCACCACTCACGTGGAGTGGTCACAAATTGCTCGTAGCGCACTGACTGAAAATGCGGATGATGTCTATCTCACCAATCAAGCCGCTTATCTACTGGATGCCGGCATTGGTGATATTGCCTTAGAGATTGGTGACCCAAGCAATCCAGAGACTTTTTTGCCGATTTCGAATTCATTACAAAAATTATTGTCGGAAGCAGAGATGGGTGAATTATTTAAAGCTTTTGCCTTCTCAAAAAATCTAGACTCTCTATTGCCAGGCTACACACTGGAAGATCTTCCAGGTCTGCGTGGGAGAAATCGCCTTTAA
- a CDS encoding dihydroneopterin aldolase, with product MHAILSHPALIDCRRLFLRDYEIYINIGVHDFEKKAEQRVILNVDLYIPLAMNTPMQDQLDEVVDYDFMRETIKARASQGHIHLQETFCDDIATAMLVHPKVLAARVSTAKPDVYPDCHSVGVEVFRIKQA from the coding sequence ATGCACGCAATTCTTTCTCATCCTGCTTTAATTGATTGTCGTCGTTTATTTTTGCGCGACTATGAAATCTATATCAATATTGGGGTGCATGATTTTGAGAAAAAAGCAGAGCAGCGCGTCATTCTGAATGTGGACTTATATATTCCCTTGGCCATGAATACGCCCATGCAAGATCAGCTAGATGAAGTCGTGGATTACGACTTTATGCGCGAAACTATCAAGGCCCGTGCTTCTCAAGGGCATATTCACTTGCAGGAAACCTTTTGTGATGACATAGCAACAGCCATGTTGGTTCACCCGAAGGTATTGGCTGCGCGGGTGAGTACAGCCAAGCCAGATGTGTATCCCGATTGCCATTCTGTCGGTGTTGAAGTGTTTCGCATTAAGCAAGCTTAA